A single region of the Anopheles funestus chromosome X, idAnoFuneDA-416_04, whole genome shotgun sequence genome encodes:
- the LOC125764686 gene encoding signal transducer and transcription activator isoform X1 encodes MSLWARVNQLPQPILEQIRFIYGSNFPIEVRHYLADWIEERLLNAPVYTNDQEAVYEQDAANFLNQLIMELERTAINLPETNFTIKIRLNESARNFRQLFSHNPAQLYQHLMNCLHRERQCVAYPDECVNVQDPEVTEVFNAVQQLQIMVRTNENDNRNLMKEYEHLLLEVHELQKNRAQLETIENAEMRAHAHNQLAQHQKMVNDRLQLCTGKRLALVDGFRKTILITDEVQNKVLNKYLSQWKINQGFAGNGASMMSASNLDTIQAWCESLAEIIWSTKDQIRLAIKNKSKLHVEQEDVPDLLPQAMVDVTNLLKMLITNTFIIEKQPPQVMKTNTRFAATVRLLVGNTLNIKMVNPQVKVSIISEAQAQQTQQTNKASEQSCGEIMNNIGNLEYNETTKQLSVSFRNMQLKKIKRAEKKGTECVMDEKFALLFQSSFAVGHGDLVFSVWTISLPVVVIVHGNQEPQSWATITWDNAFADINRVPFQVPDKVIWNQLAEALNMKFRASTGRSLTAENMHFLCEKAFKTNLPFPVPNDLTIMWSQFCKEPIPDRSFTFWDWFYAAMKVTREHLRGPWMDGSIIGFIHKSKAEDYLLKCPRGTFLLRFSDSELGGITIAWVNEGNDGQPQILHIQPFTAKDFSTRSLSDRIRDFDDLFYLYPNKPKHEAFDRYTTPAGPPRNKNYIASEVRAVLMPGPTNNQMNSFPNTPSYNIQSPDASRDTPSSGFSMSCRTSGTSVTGSVQHRYTSSFEPYVQSDGITQSVMMATGTLSNLVRPPPALSVLSTSSNCSSSTTATTSHHHHHSLMEQQQPHHSHMSILPAHSPGGGQNHLRSQQQHYEDTTSLSECGLDGTDHRMQQQQPLPSVPTAFSFTGITFTDSGEQQKLPDGGSNQLKRTVTQQSSTSGMTNSRTTSRRNDNSGESVSTSSRTTSLSSSGTTTSTSTAMDFAGLDELTWLDMNNNSNWIGDGSS; translated from the exons ATGTCACTGTGGGCCCGGGTGAATCAGCTGCCGCAGCCCATACTGGAGCAGATTCGCTTCATCTATGGCAGCAACTTCCCGATCGAGGTGCGCCATTATCTAGCAGATTGGATAGAGGAACGATTGCT TAATGCGCCGGTTTACACGAACGATCAGGAAGCGGTGTACGAGCAGGATGCGGCCAACTTTCTCAACCAGCTCATCATGGAGCTGGAACGGACGGCTATTAATCTGCCGGAAACGAACTTCACCATCAAGATCCGGTTGAACGAATCGGCCCGAAACTTCCGCCAGCTGTTCTCGCACAATCCGGCCCAGCTGTACCAGCATCTGATGAACTGTCTGCACCGGGAGCGACAGTGTGTTGCCTACCCTGATGAGTGCGTGAACGTGCAGGACCCGGAGGTAACGGAGGTGTTCAATGCGGTCCAGCAGCTGCAGATAATGGTGCGCACGAACGAAAATGACAACCGGAACCTGATGAAGGAGTACGAACATTTGCTGCTGGAGGTGCATGAGCTGCAGAAGAACCGGGCCCAGCtcgaaacgatcgaaaatGCGGAGATGCGGGCCCATGCACACAACCAGCTTGCCCAGCATCAGAAGATGGTGAACGATCGGTTGCAGCTGTGCACCGGGAAGAGGCTCGCGCTGGTTGACGGCTTCCGAAAGACTATACTGATCACGGACGAGGTGCAGAACAAGGTGCTGAACAAGTATCTGTCGCAGTGGAAGATTAACCAGGGTTTCGCCGGCAACGGTGCATCGATGATGAGCGCTAGCAACCTCGACACCATACAGGCATGGTGCGAAAGTTTGGCGGAGATCATCTGGAGCACGAAGGATCAGATACGGCTAGCGATCAAGAACAAATCGAAGCTGCATGTGGAGCAGGAGGATGTGCCGGATCTGTTGCCACAGGCGATGGTCGATGTGACCAACCTGCTGAAGATGCTCATCACCAATACGTTCATAATCGAGAAGCAACCGCCGCAGGTAATGAAGACGAACACACGGTTCGCCGCTACCGTTCGGCTGCTCGTCGGCAACACGCTCAACATCAAGATGGTAAACCCACAGGTGAAGGTGTCTATCATTTCCG AGGCCCAAGCACAACAAACGCAACAGACCAACAAAGCTTCCGAACAGTCGTGCGGTGAAATTATGAACAACATCGGCAATCTGGAGTACAACGAAACGACCAAGCAACTGTCAGTGAGCTTCCG AAACATGCAGctgaagaaaataaagcgCGCGGAAAAGAAAGGCACGGAGTGTGTGATGGATGAAAAGTTTGCGCTACTCTTCCAGTCCAGCTTTGCCGTGGGACATGGCGATCTCGTCTTTTCG GTGTGGACTATCTCCCTTCCAGTAGTGGTGATCGTGCACGGAAACCAAGAACCACAGTCATGGGCCACCATTACTTGGGATAATGCGTTTGCCGATATAAACCGTGTTCCGTTCCAGGTACCGGATAAGGTGATATGGAACCAGCTTGCGGAAGCACTCAATATGAAGTTCCGCGCTTCGACCGGCCGTTCGCTGACGGCGGAAAATATGCATTTTCTGTGCGAGAAAGCATTCAAAACGAACCTGCCATTCCCTGTACCGAATGATCTCACAATCATGTGGTCACAGTTTTGCAAGGAACCGATACCGGACCGTTCGTTCACATTCTGGGATTGGTTTTACGCGGCGATGAAGGTAACACGCGAACATCTGCGCGGTCCGTGGATGGATGGTAGCATCATTGGCTTCATACACAAATCCAAAGCGGAGGACTATCTGCTCAAGTGCCCACGAGGTACCTTCCTGTTGCGCTTCTCCGATAGTGAGCTCG gTGGTATTACCATTGCCTGGGTAAATGAGGGTAATGATGGACAGCCACAGATACTGCACATTCAACCATTTACGGCAAAAGATTTCTCCACCCGTTCACTATCCGATCGCATACGCGACTTTGACGATCTCTTCTATCTGTACCCGAACAAGCCGAAGCACGAAGCGTTTGATCGGTACACGACCCCGGCGGGACCACCGCGTAACAAAAACTACATCGCATCGGAGGTGCGTGCCGTACTGATGCCCGGTCCAACCAACAATCAGATGAATAGCTTCCCGAACACACCGTCCTACAACATTCAATCACCTGATGCATCCCGCGATACGCCCTCGAGCGG GTTTTCCATGAGCTGTCGAACTAGCGGTACCTCCGTAACGGGCAGTGTGCAACACCGGTACACATCCAGTTTCGAGCCGTACGTACAGTCGGACGGTATCACGCAGTCGGTCATGATGGCGACTGGTACATTGTCCAATTTGGTGCGACCACCGCCCGCCCTGAGTGTGTTGTCGACGAGTAGTAATTGTAGCAGTAGTACTACTGCAACCACCagtcatcaccatcatcacagTCTGATGGAACAACAGCAGCCACATCACAGCCATATGTCGATACTGCCAGCTCACAGTCCTGGTGGTGGACAGAACCATCTTCGGTCACAACAGCAGCACTACGAGGATACGACGTCGCTCAGTGAATGCGGCCTAGATGGGACCGATCATCgaatgcaacaacaacagccatTACCGTCCGTACCGACAGCGTTCTCGTTTACCGGTATTACCTTTACGGACAGTGGTGAGCAACAGAAGCTACCGGATGGTGGTAGTAATCAGCTCAAGCGGACAGTCACCCAACAGTCTAGTACATCCGGTATGACAAACAGTAGAACTACTAGCCGAAGAAATGACAATAGTGGTGAGAGTGTGTCCACCTCCTCCCGTACGACATCGTTATCATCCAGCGGTACTACCACTTCGACATCAACCGCTATGGATTTCGCCGGTTTAGATGAGCTCACCTGGTTGGATATGAACAACAACAGTAACTGGATTGGCGACGGTTCGTCATGA
- the LOC125764965 gene encoding paired box protein Pax-1-like, giving the protein MEPENQAQQYGEVNQLGGVFVNGRPLPNSTRMRIVELARLGIRPCDISRQLRVSHGCVSKILARYHETGSILPGAIGGSKPRVTTPKVVTYIRELKQKDPGIFAWEIRDRLLSDGVCDKNNVPSVSSISRILRNKLGNLAHHHHHHPHHSHAGTGGGGAHTPHAPAHLYNSIYPSYPYTAGSLKSEMSCGGSPSPPTGATPIRSPHAHCPWPSSHSVTDILANVHHQATVAALRNGGTPTSQCHTTPPPTTVGGQLMGGGPGSMNGTTTSGSASASAAAAAAAAAAAAAAAAGNAAVAMHQHHHHHHHHQMQESVSPQSPNSYNYYMYLQSGGMHHGGLASASGL; this is encoded by the coding sequence AAAATCAGGCACAGCAGTACGGTGAAGTGAACCAGCTTGGTGGCGTGTTTGTGAACGGGCGGCCACTACCTAACAGTACGCGTATGCGAATCGTGGAGCTGGCACGGCTTGGTATCCGACCGTGTGACATATCCCGTCAATTGCGCGTAAGTCACGGCTGTGTGTCGAAGATACTAGCACGCTATCACGAAACTGGCTCGATACTGCCGGGTGCGATCGGTGGCTCGAAACCACGCGTCACCACACCGAAGGTCGTCACGTACATCCGCGAGCTGAAGCAGAAGGATCCGGGCATCTTTGCCTGGGAAATACGGGACCGTCTACTGTCCGATGGTGTCTGCGACAAGAACAACGTGCCGAGCGTTAGCTCCATCTCGCGCATCCTGCGCAACAAGCTCGGCAATCTGgcccaccaccatcaccatcacccgCACCATTCGCACGCCGGTACGGGTGGGGGCGGTGCGCATACACCTCACGCACCTGCTCACCTTTACAACTCCATCTATCCCTCCTACCCGTACACGGCCGGTTCGCTCAAGTCGGAAATGTCGTGCGGTGGCAGCCCCTCACCACCAACCGGTGCGACACCGATCCGCAGCCCGCACGCCCACTGTCCCTGGCCCTCCTCCCACTCCGTCACCGATATTCTGGCGAACGTGCACCATCAGGCGACGGTCGCGGCACTGCGTAACGGCGGCACGCCCACCTCCCAGTGCCACACGACCCCACCGCCCACCACCGTCGGTGGCCAGCTGATGGGCGGTGGTCCAGGTTCGATGAACGGTACGACTACGTCCGGTTCGGCGTCCGCAtcggcagcagctgctgcagcgGCGGCCGCCGCAGCTGCCGCTGCCGCCGCCGGTAATGCGGCGGTTGCGatgcaccagcaccaccaccatcaccatcatcatcagatGCAGGAGTCCGTGTCACCGCAGTCACCCAACTCGTACAACTACTACATGTACCTGCAGAGTGGCGGCATGCACCACGGTGGGCTGGCCAGTGCTTCCGGCTTATAG
- the LOC125764686 gene encoding signal transducer and transcription activator isoform X3 → MSLWARVNQLPQPILEQIRFIYGSNFPIEVRHYLADWIEERLLNAPVYTNDQEAVYEQDAANFLNQLIMELERTAINLPETNFTIKIRLNESARNFRQLFSHNPAQLYQHLMNCLHRERQCVAYPDECVNVQDPEVTEVFNAVQQLQIMVRTNENDNRNLMKEYEHLLLEVHELQKNRAQLETIENAEMRAHAHNQLAQHQKMVNDRLQLCTGKRLALVDGFRKTILITDEVQNKVLNKYLSQWKINQGFAGNGASMMSASNLDTIQAWCESLAEIIWSTKDQIRLAIKNKSKLHVEQEDVPDLLPQAMVDVTNLLKMLITNTFIIEKQPPQVMKTNTRFAATVRLLVGNTLNIKMVNPQVKVSIISEAQAQQTQQTNKASEQSCGEIMNNIGNLEYNETTKQLSVSFRNMQLKKIKRAEKKGTECVMDEKFALLFQSSFAVGHGDLVFSVWTISLPVVVIVHGNQEPQSWATITWDNAFADINRVPFQVPDKVIWNQLAEALNMKFRASTGRSLTAENMHFLCEKAFKTNLPFPVPNDLTIMWSQFCKEPIPDRSFTFWDWFYAAMKVTREHLRGPWMDGSIIGFIHKSKAEDYLLKCPRGTFLLRFSDSELGGITIAWVNEGNDGQPQILHIQPFTAKDFSTRSLSDRIRDFDDLFYLYPNKPKHEAFDRYTTPAGPPRNKNYIASEVRAVLMPGPTNNQMNSFPNTPSYNIQSPDASRDTPSSGYQNSTIMHL, encoded by the exons ATGTCACTGTGGGCCCGGGTGAATCAGCTGCCGCAGCCCATACTGGAGCAGATTCGCTTCATCTATGGCAGCAACTTCCCGATCGAGGTGCGCCATTATCTAGCAGATTGGATAGAGGAACGATTGCT TAATGCGCCGGTTTACACGAACGATCAGGAAGCGGTGTACGAGCAGGATGCGGCCAACTTTCTCAACCAGCTCATCATGGAGCTGGAACGGACGGCTATTAATCTGCCGGAAACGAACTTCACCATCAAGATCCGGTTGAACGAATCGGCCCGAAACTTCCGCCAGCTGTTCTCGCACAATCCGGCCCAGCTGTACCAGCATCTGATGAACTGTCTGCACCGGGAGCGACAGTGTGTTGCCTACCCTGATGAGTGCGTGAACGTGCAGGACCCGGAGGTAACGGAGGTGTTCAATGCGGTCCAGCAGCTGCAGATAATGGTGCGCACGAACGAAAATGACAACCGGAACCTGATGAAGGAGTACGAACATTTGCTGCTGGAGGTGCATGAGCTGCAGAAGAACCGGGCCCAGCtcgaaacgatcgaaaatGCGGAGATGCGGGCCCATGCACACAACCAGCTTGCCCAGCATCAGAAGATGGTGAACGATCGGTTGCAGCTGTGCACCGGGAAGAGGCTCGCGCTGGTTGACGGCTTCCGAAAGACTATACTGATCACGGACGAGGTGCAGAACAAGGTGCTGAACAAGTATCTGTCGCAGTGGAAGATTAACCAGGGTTTCGCCGGCAACGGTGCATCGATGATGAGCGCTAGCAACCTCGACACCATACAGGCATGGTGCGAAAGTTTGGCGGAGATCATCTGGAGCACGAAGGATCAGATACGGCTAGCGATCAAGAACAAATCGAAGCTGCATGTGGAGCAGGAGGATGTGCCGGATCTGTTGCCACAGGCGATGGTCGATGTGACCAACCTGCTGAAGATGCTCATCACCAATACGTTCATAATCGAGAAGCAACCGCCGCAGGTAATGAAGACGAACACACGGTTCGCCGCTACCGTTCGGCTGCTCGTCGGCAACACGCTCAACATCAAGATGGTAAACCCACAGGTGAAGGTGTCTATCATTTCCG AGGCCCAAGCACAACAAACGCAACAGACCAACAAAGCTTCCGAACAGTCGTGCGGTGAAATTATGAACAACATCGGCAATCTGGAGTACAACGAAACGACCAAGCAACTGTCAGTGAGCTTCCG AAACATGCAGctgaagaaaataaagcgCGCGGAAAAGAAAGGCACGGAGTGTGTGATGGATGAAAAGTTTGCGCTACTCTTCCAGTCCAGCTTTGCCGTGGGACATGGCGATCTCGTCTTTTCG GTGTGGACTATCTCCCTTCCAGTAGTGGTGATCGTGCACGGAAACCAAGAACCACAGTCATGGGCCACCATTACTTGGGATAATGCGTTTGCCGATATAAACCGTGTTCCGTTCCAGGTACCGGATAAGGTGATATGGAACCAGCTTGCGGAAGCACTCAATATGAAGTTCCGCGCTTCGACCGGCCGTTCGCTGACGGCGGAAAATATGCATTTTCTGTGCGAGAAAGCATTCAAAACGAACCTGCCATTCCCTGTACCGAATGATCTCACAATCATGTGGTCACAGTTTTGCAAGGAACCGATACCGGACCGTTCGTTCACATTCTGGGATTGGTTTTACGCGGCGATGAAGGTAACACGCGAACATCTGCGCGGTCCGTGGATGGATGGTAGCATCATTGGCTTCATACACAAATCCAAAGCGGAGGACTATCTGCTCAAGTGCCCACGAGGTACCTTCCTGTTGCGCTTCTCCGATAGTGAGCTCG gTGGTATTACCATTGCCTGGGTAAATGAGGGTAATGATGGACAGCCACAGATACTGCACATTCAACCATTTACGGCAAAAGATTTCTCCACCCGTTCACTATCCGATCGCATACGCGACTTTGACGATCTCTTCTATCTGTACCCGAACAAGCCGAAGCACGAAGCGTTTGATCGGTACACGACCCCGGCGGGACCACCGCGTAACAAAAACTACATCGCATCGGAGGTGCGTGCCGTACTGATGCCCGGTCCAACCAACAATCAGATGAATAGCTTCCCGAACACACCGTCCTACAACATTCAATCACCTGATGCATCCCGCGATACGCCCTCGAGCGG CTATCAGAACAGTACGATTATGCACCTTTAG
- the LOC125765020 gene encoding high affinity copper uptake protein 1, with protein sequence MSHNHGGPDDMEMACPMQMSFHGGSCEVILFPSWATTEAGAFVGATIGFFLLAFAYEGLKYGRELLHFSDAAKRGTEVNDKRTLRQALFSRVHIVQTLLHLLQVSVSYILMLIVMTYNCWLCLAVVLGAMCGYYVFGWVRNSSVDPTEHCN encoded by the exons ATGTCTCACAACCATGGTGGACCGGACGACATGGAGATGGCTTGTCCAATGCAGATGTCG TTCCATGGTGGAAGCTGCGAAGTGATCCTGTTCCCCAGCTGGGCTACAACCGAGGCCGGTGCATTCGTTGGCGCCACCATCGGGTTCTTTCTGCTAGCGTTCGCCTACGAGGGTCTCAAATACGGCCGCGAGCTGCTCCACTTCTCCGATGCAGCGAAACGGGGCACCGAAGTCAACGATAAGCGTACGCTCCG GCAGGCGCTGTTCAGCCGTGTGCATATCGTGCAGACGTTGCTGCATTTGCTACAGGTAAGCGTCTCCTACATCCTGATGCTGATCGTAATGACGTACAACTGTTGGCTCTGTCTTGCGGTGGTACTGGGCGCCATGTGCGGCTACTACGTTTTTGGCTGGGTCCGGAACAGCTCCGTCGATCCAACCGAGCATTGTAACTGA
- the LOC125764686 gene encoding signal transducer and transcription activator isoform X2, translating to MSLWARVNQLPQPILEQIRFIYGSNFPIEVRHYLADWIEERLLNAPVYTNDQEAVYEQDAANFLNQLIMELERTAINLPETNFTIKIRLNESARNFRQLFSHNPAQLYQHLMNCLHRERQCVAYPDECVNVQDPEVTEVFNAVQQLQIMVRTNENDNRNLMKEYEHLLLEVHELQKNRAQLETIENAEMRAHAHNQLAQHQKMVNDRLQLCTGKRLALVDGFRKTILITDEVQNKVLNKYLSQWKINQGFAGNGASMMSASNLDTIQAWCESLAEIIWSTKDQIRLAIKNKSKLHVEQEDVPDLLPQAMVDVTNLLKMLITNTFIIEKQPPQVMKTNTRFAATVRLLVGNTLNIKMVNPQVKVSIISEAQAQQTQQTNKASEQSCGEIMNNIGNLEYNETTKQLSVSFRNMQLKKIKRAEKKGTECVMDEKFALLFQSSFAVGHGDLVFSVWTISLPVVVIVHGNQEPQSWATITWDNAFADINRVPFQVPDKVIWNQLAEALNMKFRASTGRSLTAENMHFLCEKAFKTNLPFPVPNDLTIMWSQFCKEPIPDRSFTFWDWFYAAMKVTREHLRGPWMDGSIIGFIHKSKAEDYLLKCPRGTFLLRFSDSELGGITIAWVNEGNDGQPQILHIQPFTAKDFSTRSLSDRIRDFDDLFYLYPNKPKHEAFDRYTTPAGPPRNKNYIASEVRAVLMPGPTNNQMNSFPNTPSYNIQSPDASRDTPSSGYGQTNYGQVPDFELENIGMFSSQYH from the exons ATGTCACTGTGGGCCCGGGTGAATCAGCTGCCGCAGCCCATACTGGAGCAGATTCGCTTCATCTATGGCAGCAACTTCCCGATCGAGGTGCGCCATTATCTAGCAGATTGGATAGAGGAACGATTGCT TAATGCGCCGGTTTACACGAACGATCAGGAAGCGGTGTACGAGCAGGATGCGGCCAACTTTCTCAACCAGCTCATCATGGAGCTGGAACGGACGGCTATTAATCTGCCGGAAACGAACTTCACCATCAAGATCCGGTTGAACGAATCGGCCCGAAACTTCCGCCAGCTGTTCTCGCACAATCCGGCCCAGCTGTACCAGCATCTGATGAACTGTCTGCACCGGGAGCGACAGTGTGTTGCCTACCCTGATGAGTGCGTGAACGTGCAGGACCCGGAGGTAACGGAGGTGTTCAATGCGGTCCAGCAGCTGCAGATAATGGTGCGCACGAACGAAAATGACAACCGGAACCTGATGAAGGAGTACGAACATTTGCTGCTGGAGGTGCATGAGCTGCAGAAGAACCGGGCCCAGCtcgaaacgatcgaaaatGCGGAGATGCGGGCCCATGCACACAACCAGCTTGCCCAGCATCAGAAGATGGTGAACGATCGGTTGCAGCTGTGCACCGGGAAGAGGCTCGCGCTGGTTGACGGCTTCCGAAAGACTATACTGATCACGGACGAGGTGCAGAACAAGGTGCTGAACAAGTATCTGTCGCAGTGGAAGATTAACCAGGGTTTCGCCGGCAACGGTGCATCGATGATGAGCGCTAGCAACCTCGACACCATACAGGCATGGTGCGAAAGTTTGGCGGAGATCATCTGGAGCACGAAGGATCAGATACGGCTAGCGATCAAGAACAAATCGAAGCTGCATGTGGAGCAGGAGGATGTGCCGGATCTGTTGCCACAGGCGATGGTCGATGTGACCAACCTGCTGAAGATGCTCATCACCAATACGTTCATAATCGAGAAGCAACCGCCGCAGGTAATGAAGACGAACACACGGTTCGCCGCTACCGTTCGGCTGCTCGTCGGCAACACGCTCAACATCAAGATGGTAAACCCACAGGTGAAGGTGTCTATCATTTCCG AGGCCCAAGCACAACAAACGCAACAGACCAACAAAGCTTCCGAACAGTCGTGCGGTGAAATTATGAACAACATCGGCAATCTGGAGTACAACGAAACGACCAAGCAACTGTCAGTGAGCTTCCG AAACATGCAGctgaagaaaataaagcgCGCGGAAAAGAAAGGCACGGAGTGTGTGATGGATGAAAAGTTTGCGCTACTCTTCCAGTCCAGCTTTGCCGTGGGACATGGCGATCTCGTCTTTTCG GTGTGGACTATCTCCCTTCCAGTAGTGGTGATCGTGCACGGAAACCAAGAACCACAGTCATGGGCCACCATTACTTGGGATAATGCGTTTGCCGATATAAACCGTGTTCCGTTCCAGGTACCGGATAAGGTGATATGGAACCAGCTTGCGGAAGCACTCAATATGAAGTTCCGCGCTTCGACCGGCCGTTCGCTGACGGCGGAAAATATGCATTTTCTGTGCGAGAAAGCATTCAAAACGAACCTGCCATTCCCTGTACCGAATGATCTCACAATCATGTGGTCACAGTTTTGCAAGGAACCGATACCGGACCGTTCGTTCACATTCTGGGATTGGTTTTACGCGGCGATGAAGGTAACACGCGAACATCTGCGCGGTCCGTGGATGGATGGTAGCATCATTGGCTTCATACACAAATCCAAAGCGGAGGACTATCTGCTCAAGTGCCCACGAGGTACCTTCCTGTTGCGCTTCTCCGATAGTGAGCTCG gTGGTATTACCATTGCCTGGGTAAATGAGGGTAATGATGGACAGCCACAGATACTGCACATTCAACCATTTACGGCAAAAGATTTCTCCACCCGTTCACTATCCGATCGCATACGCGACTTTGACGATCTCTTCTATCTGTACCCGAACAAGCCGAAGCACGAAGCGTTTGATCGGTACACGACCCCGGCGGGACCACCGCGTAACAAAAACTACATCGCATCGGAGGTGCGTGCCGTACTGATGCCCGGTCCAACCAACAATCAGATGAATAGCTTCCCGAACACACCGTCCTACAACATTCAATCACCTGATGCATCCCGCGATACGCCCTCGAGCGG TTACGGTCAGACAAATTACGGTCAGGTGCCTGATTTCGAGCTCGAAAACATTGGTATGTTTTCATCGCAGTATCACTGA
- the LOC125764992 gene encoding replication stress response regulator SDE2: MISIVYGGEVLEVAAGSEFAYNIPLAIQRWTGLQPSDYYCTQHGRRVASPDSDSILPDVPLRVWERLAGGKGGFGSMLRAIGAQIEKTTNREACRDLSGRRLRDINEEKRLKAYLEKQQESGEGNERVKAERKISKLLSKPKHEFHDKEYEHARSELVVAADEAIQEGMHKAIALEMEQTEPEPVPSATTSDKEATTSKPMEPTRKRKLPDVNTKLHVKKSAANMWLSPDGLSSSSDTDDDSDSEENGAIVESNFVAIVTKRA; this comes from the exons ATGATTTCTATTGTTTACGGTGGTGAGGTTTTGGAAGTTGCAGCTGGTAGTGAGTTTGCGTATAATATACCGCTGGCAATCCAGCGTTGGACG GGTCTACAACCATCGGATTACTATTGCACCCAGCATGGACGACGTGTTGCATCGCCCGATAGTGACAGCATCCTTCCGGATGTTCCCCTTCGTGTATGGGAACGGCTAGCGGGCGGTAAAGGTGGTTTCGGATCGATGCTGCGAGCCATCGGTGCACAGATTGAGAAAACAACCAACCGGGAGGCCTGCCGGGATCTTAGCGGACGCCGACTGCGTGACATTAACGAGGAGAAACGGCTGAAAGCGTACCTGGAGAAGCAACAGGAATCAGGCGAAGGGAACGAGAGGGTGAAGGCGGAGCGGAAGATATCGAAGCTGCTTTCCAAACCGAAGCACGAATTTCACGACAAGGAGTATGAACACGCACGGAGTGAGTTAGTTGTAGCGGCTGACGAAGCGATACAGGAGGGTATGCACAAGGCAATAGCGCTCGAGATGGAACAGACCGAGCCGGAACCCGTACCAAGCGCAACTACAAGTGACAAAGAAGCGACAACTTCAAAGCCTATGGAACCGACACGTAAACGAAAGCTTCCCGATGTCAACACTAAATTGCACGTGAAGAAAAGTGCTGCAAATATGTGGTTGAGTCCGGATGGTTTGAGCTCTTCCAGCGATACGGACGATGATAGCGACAGTGAAGAAAACGGGGCGATTGTTGAGTCAAATTTTGTTGCGATTGTTACGAAACGTGCATAA